TCGTACACCTCGGCGAGCGACAGGTCCTCCGGCCCGATCCCCGCCTCCTCGTACGCGGCGTCCGCGATCGCGGACCGGAACGGGCGCTCCGGCTCGGGCACCGTCATCGCCGAATCCGTCGCGAAGTCCGGCAGATCCAGCACCGTCTTCGGGAACGTCGGCGTCACCGTGGACAACCCCGTGATGCGCACGGGATCGGCCGCACCGTGCCGCCGCGCGAACTCCGTCGACGTCAGCACGATCGCGGCGCCGCCGTCGCTGGTGGCGCAGATGTCCAGCAGCCGCAGCGGATCGGCGACCACGGCGGACTCCCGGACGTCCTCCAGCGTCACCTCCTTGCGGTACCGGGCGTACGGGTTCGCCAGCCCGTGCCGGGCGTTCTTCACCTTCACCGCGGCGAAATCGTCCAGCGTCGCCCCGTGCACCGCCATCCGGCGCCGCGCGTACAGCGCGAAATAGATCGGGTTCGTCGCGCCGAGCAGCCGGAACCGCAGCCAGTCCGGGTCGTCCGGCCGGTCGCCGCCCACCGGCTTGAAGAAGCCCTTCGGCGCGGCGTCCGCGCCCACGACCAGCGCCACGTCGCACAGCCCCGCGAGGATCCGCGACCGCGCGTTGTCGATCGCCTGCGCCCCCGACGCGCACGCGGCGTACGAACTCGACACCCGCGCGCCCGACCAGCCCAGCGCCTGCGCGAACGTCGCACCGGCGATGAACCCCGGATACCCGTTGCGGATCGTGTCGGCGCCCGCCACGTACTGCACGTCCGACCACGCGAGCCCCGCGTCGGCCAGCGCCGCCCGCGCCGCCGCCAACCCGTACTCGACGAAATTCCGCCCCCACTTGCCCCACGGGTGCATCCCCGCACCCAGCACGGCGACGTCTCTATCCAATTGCTCGCTCCGCTCGCTGCGCGCGGCCGCTTCGTGCGGCCGGTTCCCTCGTCACGTGCTCGCTCCGCCGCCGCGCGGGGGTCATGGGACGGGCCTCCACATCCAGACGGTGTACTCGGCCTCGTCGTCCTCGTAGAGTGTGCCCTCCGTCAGTTCGACCTCCATGCCCACGGCGAGGTCGTCGACGGTGTGGCCGGGGGCCACCTGGCCGAGGACGACCATGCGCTCGGCCTCGAGCTCGACGGCCGCGACGGCGTAGGGCACGAACGGGTCGGGGGAGACGTACGGGGGCGGCGGCTGGTAGCGGGAGTCGGCGTAGGACCAGATGCGACCGCGCCCGGAGAAGGTGTAGGGCTCCAGCTCCGAGCCGTCCTTCGGTCCGGTGCAGGCGGGGTTGCGGCAGGCGAGCTCGTTGCGCGGGAAATACGGTGTTCCGCAGGACGCGCAGCGGGTGCCCAGCAGCCTGACGGCGCCGTCCTCGGACGTGAACCATCCCTCGACGGCCGGGCGGCGCTCCTTGGTCGTGGTCACGCGGCTCCTCCCTCTTCCGGTACCGGCGCAGCGTAACAAGCAAATGATCGTTAGATCGGCCGCCGTCCGGTGAGCGGGACGGAGCCCGGGGGGTCAGGTAACTGACTCGTCAGTCACTTGGATACAGTGAGCCGAGTCTGATTCTGCTCAGGCTGCCCACAAGGTGCGGACACGTAGGAGAGTGCGGATGCGGACAGGACTTGAGGGGAAGACGGCCGTGGTGACCGGCGCGTCCCGCGGCATCGGGAAGGCGATCGCCTTCGCGCTCGCCGCGGAGGGCGCCAACGTGGTCCTCTCCTCGCGCAAGCAGGAGTCGCTGGACGAGGTCGCCAAGGAGCTCAGGGAGGCGCACCCCGGTGCGGGCGTCCTCCCCAAGGCCGCGCACGTGGGCGACGCCGAGTCGGCCGCCGCGTGCATGGACGCCGCCGTCGCCGAGTTCGGCGGCATCGACATCCTGGTCAACAACGCCGGCACCAACCCCTACTACGGGCCGATGGCCGACATCGAGCCCGCGGCCGCGGCCAAGACCGTCGAGGTCAACCAGTTCGCCGTCGTGCAGTGGACGAAGCTCGCACTGGAGGCGTCCATGGCCGAGCGCGGCGGCGCCATCGTCAACATCGCGTCCATCGGCGGGATGACCACCGAGCACGGCATCGGCTACTACAACGCCACCAAGGCCGCCGTCATCCACCTCACCCGCCAGTTCGCGATGGAGCTGGCGCCGAAGGTCCGGGTGAACTGCATCGCCCCGGGCCTGGTCAAGACCCACCTCGCCCGCGCGCTCTGGGAGCCCAACGAGGCCGAGATCAGCAAGCGCATGCCGCTCGGCAGGCTCGGAGAGCCCGAGGACATCGCCAGCGCGGCGGTGTT
The sequence above is drawn from the Actinomadura hallensis genome and encodes:
- a CDS encoding lipid-transfer protein, which gives rise to MHPWGKWGRNFVEYGLAAARAALADAGLAWSDVQYVAGADTIRNGYPGFIAGATFAQALGWSGARVSSSYAACASGAQAIDNARSRILAGLCDVALVVGADAAPKGFFKPVGGDRPDDPDWLRFRLLGATNPIYFALYARRRMAVHGATLDDFAAVKVKNARHGLANPYARYRKEVTLEDVRESAVVADPLRLLDICATSDGGAAIVLTSTEFARRHGAADPVRITGLSTVTPTFPKTVLDLPDFATDSAMTVPEPERPFRSAIADAAYEEAGIGPEDLSLAEVYDLSTALELDWYEDIGLCEPGGAEELLRSGATALGGRIPVNPSGGLACFGEAIPAQAIAQVCELTWQLRGQAEGRQVEDARAGIAVNQGLFGHGSAVIAVR
- a CDS encoding Zn-ribbon domain-containing OB-fold protein, producing the protein MTTTKERRPAVEGWFTSEDGAVRLLGTRCASCGTPYFPRNELACRNPACTGPKDGSELEPYTFSGRGRIWSYADSRYQPPPPYVSPDPFVPYAVAAVELEAERMVVLGQVAPGHTVDDLAVGMEVELTEGTLYEDDEAEYTVWMWRPVP
- a CDS encoding SDR family oxidoreductase, with product MRTGLEGKTAVVTGASRGIGKAIAFALAAEGANVVLSSRKQESLDEVAKELREAHPGAGVLPKAAHVGDAESAAACMDAAVAEFGGIDILVNNAGTNPYYGPMADIEPAAAAKTVEVNQFAVVQWTKLALEASMAERGGAIVNIASIGGMTTEHGIGYYNATKAAVIHLTRQFAMELAPKVRVNCIAPGLVKTHLARALWEPNEAEISKRMPLGRLGEPEDIASAAVFLAGDTSSWMTGQTLVVDGGSTIRASIA